The Calditrichota bacterium sequence GAACTGGATGCGAGCGTTGGCGATGTCCGGCTCGTGCGAAACCACGGCCACGCCGTTGGCGGCAATGTGCGTTACCTCGCTGCGCACCAGGCTGAGAATGATGTCAATGTCGTGGATCATGAGGTCGAGGACTACTGCCACGTCGGTGCCGCGCGGGTCAAAAGGGGCCAGGCGATGGGATTCGATGAAAAGCGGCGCTAACTCGATCCCCTCCAGGGCGCGGATGGCCGGGTTGAAACGCTCGATATGACCCACCTGCAGGGTGAGGTTGTGCTGCTTGGCCAGAGCTATGATCTCCTCCGCCTCGGGCACCGAGCTAGCGATGGGTTTTTCCACGAAGACGTGCACCCCTTTCGCCAAGACACGACGGCAAACGTCCAGGTGCGCCACTGTGGGCACCGCTACGGTTACCGCGTCGACTTCTCCCAGCAGGTCATCCATGCTGTCGTAGGGCTTCACTCCTAAGGTCAGGGATGCTTGATGGCGAGCGGCCTCACTGGCATCGTACACGCCCACTAAGGCCACGGACGGCATGCGCGTCAATGCCTGGCAATGGTAGGTCCCAAGCTTGCCTACGCCAATGACGCCAATGCGTAGCTTCTCCATTGATTGCCCTCCACGAGCCATGAAAGGCTCAGAACG is a genomic window containing:
- a CDS encoding Gfo/Idh/MocA family oxidoreductase → MEKLRIGVIGVGKLGTYHCQALTRMPSVALVGVYDASEAARHQASLTLGVKPYDSMDDLLGEVDAVTVAVPTVAHLDVCRRVLAKGVHVFVEKPIASSVPEAEEIIALAKQHNLTLQVGHIERFNPAIRALEGIELAPLFIESHRLAPFDPRGTDVAVVLDLMIHDIDIILSLVRSEVTHIAANGVAVVSHEPDIANARIQFANGCVANVTASRISQRKMRKMRLFQRDTYISIDFLLHITEVFQMVDLEAPEPAESFSAILGQVDKGARRRKVLYTKLTPPETDALQAELQAFVHAVVTGTPPPVTGEDARRALAVASDIVSIVKQGMPAS